The following proteins are co-located in the Microplitis demolitor isolate Queensland-Clemson2020A chromosome 3, iyMicDemo2.1a, whole genome shotgun sequence genome:
- the LOC103579249 gene encoding AP-2 complex subunit mu, translated as MIGGLFVYNHKGEVLISRVYRDDIGRNAVDAFRVNVIHARQQVRSPVTNIARTSFFHIKRANIWLAAVTKQNVNAAMVFEFLLKINDVMQSYFGKISEENIKNNFVLIYELLDEILDFGYPQNCDTGVLKTFITQQGVKSATKEEQAQITSQVTGQIGWRREGIKYRRNELFLDVLEYVNLLMSPQGQVLSAHVAGKVVMKSYLSGMPECKFGINDKIVMDARGMKGGSGALGGGEDPTGARSGKPVVVIDDCQFHQCVKLSKFETEHSISFIPPDGEFELMRYRTTKDISLPFRLIPLVREVGRTKMEVKAVLKSNFKPSLLGQKIEVRVPTPLNTAGVQLICLKGKAKYKASENAIVWKIKRMAGMKETQLSAEIDLLETDTKKKWTRPPISMNFEVPFAPSGFKVRYLKVFESKLNYSDHDVIKWVRYIGRSGLYETRC; from the exons ATGATCGGAGGTCTATTTGTGTACAATCACAAGGGAGAAGTATTAATTTCTCGGGTGTATCGAGATGATATTGGTAGAAATGCCGTAGATGCATTTAGAGTTAATGTTATTCATGCTCGTCAGCAAGTTCGTTCACCCGTTACCAATATTGCTCGTACATCATTCTTTCATATTAAACGAGCAAATATTTGGTTGGCTGCAGTAACTAAACAAAATGTTAACGCAGCAAtggtttttgaatttcttctcAAGATCAATGACGTTATGCAGTCGtactttggaaaaatttccgaagaaaatattaaaaataattttgttttaatttacgaGTTGCTTGacg aaatattggATTTTGGATATCCACAAAATTGCGATACCGGTGTGCTGAAGACATTCATTACTCAACAAGGGGTTAAGTCAGCGACAAAAGAAGAACAAGCACAAATTACATCTCAAGTAACAGGTCAAATAGGATGGAGACGAGAAGGTATTAAATACCGTCGTAATGAATTATTCCTTGATGTATTGGAGTATGTGAATCTCTTGATGAGTCCTCAGGGACAAGTATTAAGCGCTCATGTTGCCGGAAag gttGTAATGAAATCTTATCTGTCGGGAATGCCAGAATGTAAATTTggtattaatgataaaatagtGATGGATGCACGTGGAATGAAGGGTGGTAGTGGTGCATTGGGAGGTGGCGAAGATCCAACAGGCGCACGTTCTGGTAAACCCGTTGTGGTTATTGATGATTGTCAATTTCATCAATGTGTTAAATTGTCAAAGTTTGAAACTGAACATTCCATTAGTTTTATACCACCGGATGGcgaatttgaattaatgag ATACCGAACAACAAAAGATATATCATTGCCATTTCGATTGATACCACTGGTAAGAGAAGTTGGCCGTACAAAAATGGAAGTTAAAGCTGTtcttaaatcaaattttaagcCCTCACTTTTGGGACAAAAAATAGAAGTACGAGTACCAACTCCATTAAATACTGCCGGTGTTcaattgatttgtttaaaGGGTAAAGCTAAATATAAAGCTTCGGAAAATGCAATTGTATGGAAAATAAAACGTATGGCAGGTATGAAAGAAACTCAATTGTCTGCTGAAATAGATTTACTCGAAACTGATACCAAGAAAAAATGGACAAGACCACCTATTTCAATGAACTTTGAGGTACCATTTGCTCCATCTGGCTTTAAAGTTAGATATCTCAAAGTATTTGAATCAAAACTAAATTATTCTGATCACGATGTTATTAAGTGGGTGAGATATATCGGCAGAAGTGGTCTTTATGAAACGCGATGTTAA
- the LOC103579250 gene encoding uncharacterized protein LOC103579250, which produces MYWFLRITILTTATVFCCRQSEFQCGNGRCITLNKVCNALDDCGDGSDEQRACSPCNKTYYGDVGKTYYLELHRPKEDKVPYFCKLTFNAVGGNFGDIVQLTFDSFTLGKFVSFTAEGCPDGSLQISEAQRPDVGGLWCGTSWGPAIYYSETPIVTISLRLFRLSQDQTGFNFDFRMAYKMIRKSDAVVRYGNPFVGMTQVTQPTTELELEQLSTEYSNTTMLMSTSPLVETVEHEQQSRDSKPVPEQQYLGDLISGTYCSRIFSDCDKKKCRLQSPNFPGLYPRNLTCYYAVRQHEIPPGKHALITVRQPRGQLIAVRARPASQAEPPPRELRLWQDCDVVQDYVTIYDGYTTRDPVILKFCGGGEPVPEATSSGAEILVEFTTSPYGTFLHPTPPHSLHGFQLEVQVKFVDADSPTYAKNKRCEFWLKGNTGGVLTSPSHTLPRNTTCLYHLRGAGPVVPSPTPPRPLPKFPETRPGTVWRKPPPKPPQPQFRVWLSILKFHIGTNPTVVPSQNAASDDDCNTTLFVWDGEMMPLSDCNDISCEKERLRYMERTGDSITTVGARPASNTSLLARYCKDRVPKTCDHAILQNTSRPCSLVEGFISSGNSLTIEIRMIESTALRPVNFRALYEFVDLHHDGEPYGNGPCSRIFYSRNRDQYPDRKFQAPRNIFLYGRGGTKNLSCVYRFEGEQDEVVKLRFNKLLNGNRTCRSVSSIDYNRFLCIGSSNFSLKVMELPWLNAAPIQRDCLCSNRSLPINIKSLSHVVEVHFTIHSMNALDDYNNIFFEGVWDFIKAVPCLQKRRVRGPSGEIKYELPLTNEDQKNCKHHPWLIDPGPGQYLYIETHGIVMNSNNSSGKCLTSNRIIVHTGGNVNVSVCPKPESDSRHNVVQVFSKGWSVEHKTMMLAPRFDPTRTIAVEFIMNEADSYSVTWLELTKRWPSSIMAIAELGESLPRDCEQRCPELNACINTSLWCDGTSHCPSGYDEALTHCSMLLRLPPLHLAIGASILVTIIGSVCFIFWRCIRRKANRSISQHRLKSISSETAIIGDGKEVIC; this is translated from the exons CTTGcaataaaacttattatgGTGATGTGGGGAAAACTTACTACCTCGAACTCCATCGACCCAAAGAGGACAAAGTACCTTACTTCTGCAAGCTCACATTCAATGCTGTCGGTGGTAACTTTGGGGACATTGTTCAG CTGACTTTTGACAGTTTTACTCTTGGAAAATTCGTCTCTTTTACTGCGGAAGGATGTCCTGACGGATCACTGCAAATATCAGAAGCTCAGCGTCCCGATGTTGGCGGGTTGTGGTGTGGCACATCCTGGGGTCCTGCAATTTACTACAGTGAAACGCCGATCGTCACCATTTCCCTCCGACTTTTTAGATTAAGCCAAGATCAAACGGGATTTAACTTTGACTTTCGTATGGCTTATAAGATGATCCGTAAATCCGACGCAGTAGTTCGATATGGAAATCCTTTTGTcg gaatGACTCAAGTAACTCAGCCGACAACAGAATTGGAGCTGGAGCAACTCTCGACGGAATATTCAAATACAACAATGTTGATGTCGACATCGCCGCTAGTAGAAACGGTTGAACACGAGCAGCAATCTAGAGATAGTAAACCAGTACCCGAACAACAATACCTCGGGGATCTAATTTCGGGTACATACTGCTCGCGGATATTTAGCGAttgcgataaaaaaaagtgtcgaTTGCAGTCACCAAATTTTCCTGGTCTCTATCCACGTAATCTCACATGCTATTACGCT gTACGACAACATGAAATTCCACCGGGAAAACATGCCCTTATAACTGTTCGACAACCACGAGGACAACTAATTGCTGTTCGAGCCCGGCCGGCCAGCCAAGCTGAGCCGCCACCTCGAGAACTTCGTCTCTGGCAAGACTGCGATGTTGTACAAGACTACGTGACTATTTACGACGGCTATACTACTCGTGATCCGGTAATCCTTAAATTCTGCGGTGGAGGTGAACCCGTCCCTGAGGCTACCAGTAGCGGCGCTGAAATTCTTGTCGAGTTTACCACTTCACCATACGGCACCTTTCTTCATCCCACTCCACCACACTCGTTACATGGATTTCAACTTGAAGTTCAA GTTAAGTTTGTCGATGCTGACTCTCCAACttatgcaaaaaataaacgatGTGAGTTTTGGCTAAAAGGTAATACTGGCGGAGTACTAACCTCACCAAGTCATACTTTACCAAGAAACACAACTTGTCTGTATCATTTGCGCGGAGCTGGGCCAGTTGTACCAAGTCCTACACCACCGAGACCACTTCCGAAATTTCCCGAGACGCGGCCTGGAACTGTATGGAGAAAACCTCCACCCAAACCACCACAACCCCAGTTCAGAGTTTGGCTTTCGATACTAAAGTTTCACATTGGAACAAACCCCACAGTTGTTCCTTCACAGAACGCTGCCTCTGACGACGATTGCAATACCACTCTCTTCGTTTGGGATGGAGAAATGATGCCTTTATCCGATTGCAATGACATATCTTG tgAAAAAGAAAGATTAAGATATATGGAGAGAACAGGGGACTCTATAACGACAGTAGGTGCACGACCAGCCAGCAATACATCTCTATTAGCAAGATACTGTAAAGATCGAGTCCCTAAAACTTGTGACCACGCTATTTTACAAAATACCAGTCGACCCTGCTCACTTGTTGAGGGTTTTATTTCCTCTGGTAATAGCCTCACCATCGAGATACGTATGATTGAGTCTACAGCTCTCag gcCCGTAAATTTTCGTGCACTTTATGAGTTTGTGGATCTTCATCATGATGGTGAACCGTACGGCAATGGACCGTGTTCACGGATCTTTTACAGCAGAAATCGAGATCAGTACCCGGATCGGAAATTCCAAGCTCCgcgaaatatttttctttatggcCGAGGGggtactaaaaatttaag CTGTGTGTATCGATTCGAGGGTGAACAGGATGAAGTTGTCAAACTACGATTCAATAAGCTTCTCAATGGGAATCGAACATGTCGTAGTGTGTCCAGTATTGACTATAATCGTTTTCTCTGTATTGGCTCCAGCAATTTCTCACTCAAG gTGATGGAACTGCCTTGGTTGAATGCAGCGCCAATTCAGCGAGACTGTCTCTGCTCTAATCGATCACTACCTATAAACATTAAATCATTATCCCATGTTGTTGAGGTACATTTTACGATTCACTCAATGAATGCTCTGGATGAttacaacaatattttctttgAGGGTGTTTGGGATTTCATAAAAGCCGTCCCGTGTCTTCAGAAACGAAGAGTTCGTGGGCCATCAGGGGAAATTAAATACGAATTACCCCTTACAAATGAAGACcag AAAAATTGCAAACACCATCCGTGGTTGATTGATCCAGGACCGGGACAATATCTGTACATAGAAACACATGGAATAGTGATGAATAGCAACAATAGCAGTGGTAAATGCTTAACCAGCAACCGTATTATCGTACACACAGGCGGAAATGTAAATGTTTCGGTCTGTCCTAAGCCTGAATCAGACTCAAGACATAATGTTGTCCAAGTGTTTAGTAAAGGTTGGTCTGTTGAGCATAAAACAATGATGTTAGCACCTCGTTTTGATCCAACCAGAACAATTGCcgttgaatttattatgaatgaaGCTGATTCTTATTCTGTTACGTGGCTTGAACTAACCAAAAgatg gcCATCATCAATAATGGCAATAGCCGAACTGGGGGAAAGTCTACCGCGTGATTGTGAGCAACGTTGTCCAGAATTGAATGCCTGTATAAATACATCATTGTGGTGTGACGGTACTTCTCACTGTCCGTCTGGTTACGATGAAGCACTTACTCACTGTTCAATGCTGCTGCGACTTCCTCCTTTACATTTGGCTATTGGTGCTTCAATACTTGTTACAATAATTGGCTCTGTGTGCTTTATCTTTTGGCGGTGTATTCGCCGAAAAGCGAACCGTTCAATTTCACAACATCGACTTAAAAGTATATCATCAGAGACAGCTATTATTGGAGATGGAAAAGAAGTTATCTGCTGA